The segment CAACTTGGCTCCAAAGCAACTCGGAATTATCCCaaatatttttagataaatttgaaGTTTGCCAGCTTTTCCACTAATGAACCACTTCTTTATATTTAGCTTTAGTTTATTTGAGGATATCCAATAGAACTCCTGTTTTAGGGCAATTGCAATTATCCCAAATTCTAAATTTAGAACTTATAGTCCTTATGTGCCATACCTCTACCCACCAACTTTCTCTCCTTCTTTATACTCATAAAGCTTCTTTCACTGAATATAAAACCTATCCTTTCCTCCgttatattgaaaatcagaaaaaaaaaataatttttttctactgaaagtaaggagcaacattaaaactctagacgatcagaaattattccgtatatgaaggggttgccccctcctcaatatcttgctcttcacgctaaaggtttttgcacttttagaaaagctgcctattctaattaaatggcccttgtgttttaggagtcgttcttaaaaaattgggacaaacagttaAACCTTAGCGCACAGAGCAGTTTCTCGAGGAGGGGGGAGCAACATCTTCataaacagaataatttctgtttgtttgagttttaatgctgctcgttactctcattaaaaaaaaaatgttttcattttattcaatttctggtcatttttcaaatagtgTTGGtgaatctggctcaccctcgaTGAAAATTCGCTCCCCTTACGGGAAACACCTCCTCGGAAGTTCCCCCTACCTAAAATGAACTTCCTTCCCCATTGAATCCCTCCAGACATTTCTATATTTGTAGAAAATTCCCCTCTCCCTCCGTAAAATATCTTTCTGGCAGTTTAGgcctgaaaaattcttgttAGTATGCttggatttgaaaaagaatttaatttcaaatcacTTCTCCGATCACTCTGGCAGTTCCCCCTGCCGTGGAATTTTTCCCCGAAATACAAACCcactgaaaattttccccggaACATCTTCACATGGAAAATTGAGTtggtaaagagaaagtaagacagacaaaaagaatttcatatagAAATTCTACCAAATCCCCtcggtgtaaaatttcccctggaaacttcACCCCCCGAAAATTTCCTTCCTCACGGAAAATTATCCCTAAGGAAATCACCCCAAGCACAAAAATCTCCTCCCCGAGAAAtgtctgcatacttcccaataataaatactatacctaaacaatgggcaaatttcataacttacaggcctatCCCCATGGACTATGGTGAGTCATGTCACccctaaaggcatagttattggattgACAGACAAAACAAAATCTTGGTTGTGTTAATAAAATGGcaatagaacttctaatttGAGTTgattttgcattgtttttgtgtaattttagtGCTTAATTGTAGCCATTTTGAAGGTCAATTGATTTTAATGGGTGACCATGAAATTAATACATTTCTTGTTAACTTTACACATGATCTATTATAATCTTTCGTCATGTTAACATTTATGAACAGATTTTTCAccacaatatttttggaacagtAATTTTTTGCACAATAATGTTTTGCACAAAACCTTTATGTTCAGCTCGTTTTGTAgtaaaaattagttgaaaacACGACACTGCTGCACGTTCATTGCCACCAACGGTTTGAAATTTATTAGATGCCACAACTAGTTACAACTATCCCAACTTCTCCTTTTAAGCTAGCTtcattcttcctttttttagccCTATTTGAGCTTGCTGAtccaaatttttattacagCTCCGTCCCCTTTTATTTTGTCTGGTTGAAATACCTCTCTTGGTTTATGTATGCTAATGAAGTACTGAATATAAACCAATGGACAGGGATTCAGAACATCACATGCCGTCATCATCATTCCATCTCCATTGCCAATGCAACAATATCGAATTGCACTTCCGATGGGGAAGATGTCTTGGAAAGACTTGGCTTCATGCAGGTAACTTGTTAAATTCTTCTTTCGCCTAACTGTCAAACCacaggagataaaaaaaaataccaaagctTACAGAGGGAACGTTTGAAAGCCAAGAGTGCTTCCTTGAGCCGAGCTGTTCATTGATAGCTAGAATTACTGAGATAACTAACCACTCCAATCACTAAATATTTTCGAATATAAGCTAAAACTAAGATATCTACTATCACGAGATTACTGCACGAGCTATTAAGATTGTAAGCCAATTATTTGAACATATTCTGATTAATTGGCAAATGAAACAAAGACAATTTCTAGGTTCTTCATTTGAAGAGTAATGAGCTGATCCTTTGCCATGTAATTCTGTTGATAATGAGAAGCGACTTAATATAGACATTGACAAGCTTTTGTCGGTTGGGTTAATGTGATGGTTTGAGTGGCACCAGCTCCCTCCAAAGTGCTAAAAATGAAACAGATGTATAATGGGGAAAAGTATGTGGGGAAAAAAGtataatttcattaaatataagtacagcGGGAAAAAAGAAAGTCTTCGTTGATTTCACtgtttctgtaatttctctttgaggttcccggtcgtcatttatattccctgtggcccgatcgtcatttttgtcccggtatgtaatttcatcagttgacaaacatgatgtcagtcgacaaacaacttcatgacgcatacagctcaatccttataatgacgtcagtcgacaaacatgatgtcagtcgacacacaaacatgatgtcactcgacacacacacacacagacaacttatttttatacatatagattaTTTCTACTGTTATTTTTCCGCCTTTTCTagaataatgtaaaaaaaaaagtttaatttttctattttttttcaggagaatttcTTCTGGAACGTGTGTTGTATGATTGGATTGATTATTGGATTCCGTCTTGTTGCATTTTTGTTGCTTCTGAAGCGAAGTCAGCGCAAGTAACCCAACACTTTTGTTAAAGATCAGTTACCATAAGAGATATCGTGTCGCCAAAAGTGAACTGACATTTATAATACATTAAAACATcacactttttaaaaattatactatATATTAGGAGATCGTAGCTGTATATCGTAGCTGTATTCCtttttaacttattattttgtattttttccgtAAATTAGTTTATTGACATTGGTAGATGAAAGATCAAGATAGTGTAAGCAATGTTAAGTTGGACTATTAGTAAAATGTTAACGTGAGCGAGAAGAGAAGGAGTTACAGCCATGTAATTGTAACTAATTTTGTGCTGAAAAATGTTGTACGCGGCAATAAAAAGACGATAATAAACTAGGTGTGTTTACCACTAAATCTAATTAAACATTAATCACTAAATTAGGGTTTATTTTTATGAGCattaattgacaaaaaatagCTGTgagtaaaaaattaagaatatagCAGGAGTAAGTTGAAATTTCCGTTCAACAGAGGCAACAAACAACTGGTATACctactaaattattttaataggtTTTTAATGTGTTATTTAATTACTTGATATTATAGCTAGTatcataatattaatattataatatcattggattaagtttttttttataggtttgcttttttttatttcaaccctTACAATGTAACtcagcaaaactaaaaaatccgCATCAAGCTTATTCTTAATTCATCAAAATTCTAGCTTCAAGTTCAGGTCTAACTTTACTTGGATCTTACCTTTTTTAACATCTTAGACAAATACAAGGCAGTAAGTTGGATTTAGTAAGGGAAACGCAAGGTATATAGATACTCTTATCTGAGAACTCTTCAGCTGCTATTTATTCAAGGTTTgtctaaactctaaaaaagctaaaaaacaaaacgaaacaggcttatcaaaagttacattcAATTACGCCAAACGTAGTAAAACTAGCCCACAATGGCTTGGGATTTACGTATACATTTCGAATTGAGAACTTGTCAGGCTCAAAAAAGAATTGAAGTCAAAAAAGTCGATGTGTCATTCAAAACCTGCCTAAGCCAAACGAGctaaacatttagaaaaaacttcCACAGTGTGGTAAATATGCTGGAGTGAGTCTAAGGTTTCCAAATGGTGTAAAGCCGCAAAAGTTTTTAAGGAGTAAGGtctccaataaattcctatCAGGAGGTCCCGTGAATTGTCTCTGAAAACAGTAATGTCTCGGAAGTCACAAATCCCATATTCACATATTGGCATTGTCCTTCATTATCAGTTTTCATCTGTGTTTTTAATTGAGCCAAGTGACGTTTTCCCTCCACCCTCATGCTGTAAATAGTCTATCGTACAGCTAAGTATATCCCACGAGGAAAGTCAAGGGGGAACAATGTTCAGGGGCAGGCAGATTCTAAGGTTTTTacgataatttaatttattctaaaTTGGTTAAGGCTGGGCTAATACATATGGAGAcctgaagctaaaaaaaaatatggataaaCAATTGTGTCCTG is part of the Artemia franciscana chromosome 1, ASM3288406v1, whole genome shotgun sequence genome and harbors:
- the LOC136030013 gene encoding protein white-like — its product is MYRTDVYFLAKTMSDLPRFIILPVLFLMLPYYAIGLNPSFDRFIIAAGICILVALCSTSYGYMVSCASPNLATALAISAPMMVPLMLFGGFFLNNNSVPFYFVWLKYLSWFMYANEVLNINQWTGIQNITCRHHHSISIANATISNCTSDGEDVLERLGFMQENFFWNVCCMIGLIIGFRLVAFLLLLKRSQRK